One Danio aesculapii chromosome 22, fDanAes4.1, whole genome shotgun sequence genomic window carries:
- the LOC130216559 gene encoding zinc finger protein 678-like: MSDPVPCSIKQEETEELIDVMVKEENEDEEEHHVKSENETHANTEDIFLAKTTGLTCTECGKSFLSKTALKNHMRVHTREKLHKCSHCDKRFSRPAYLITHERIHTGEKPYECSHCGKKFNESGNLKKHEKTHTGEKSHHCTACGKSFTSLCTLQYHTKLNHSVMVEEENEELSEDEEERHVKSETETHANTEDILLTCTECGMSFISKNDLKSHMKIHTGGKPYKCSHCDKRFRRPAYLITHERIHTGEKPYECSHCGKRFNESGNLKKHERTHTEERLHHCTTCGKTFTSLYSLQYHTKLYHSVMEEEESEDEEKHHVKSESGTHTNTEDISLTKTAGKKGLTCTECGMSFITKNDLQSHMKIHTGGKPYKCSHCDKRFSRLAYLITHERIHTGEKPYECSHCGKRFNESGNLKKHESTHAGAKPYKCSYCDKRFNNTHPLKIHERIHSGEKPHRCTVCGKSFSRLSSLRYHTKLYYRKNTQSTAVVPNHFSARQRQSLLKDSEKMSDPEPCRVKEEETEEIIDVIVKEESEDEEKHHIRSETETHTNTEHNILMKRTAVKSLICTQCGRSFDRKCHLEIHMRIHTGEKPYKCSHCDKRFSRTGHLKVHERIHTGEKPYHCTACGKSFTQSSSLRTHTRINHNVTVKEEENEEPIVAVKVLTKEKLHSCSLCGKSFTHKQSLREHERIHTGEKPFPCTWCGKSFRKPSSLNQHVKIHTGEKPHTCDRCGKTFSRLSHLKIHLIVHTNEKPYSCSVCGKSFTQQGYLKAHQKHHSDVKEFVCFVCKKTFIRAGDLKQHERIHTGEKPFTCAQCGKSFAQLSYLSTHKKIHTGERPHKCDQCGKTFLRATQLKIHLRVHL; encoded by the exons atgagtgatccagtaCCCTGCAgtattaaacaggaagagacggaagaactaatag atgtgatggtgaaggaggaaaatgaagatgaggaggaacatcatgtcaaaagtgaaaatgaaactcaCGCAAATACTGAAGACATTTTTTTAGCGAAAACAACAGGTTTGACCTGCACTGAGTGCGGAAAGAGTTTCCTCAGCAAAACCGCTCTCAAGAATCACATGAGGGTGCACACTAGAGAGAAACTgcacaagtgttcacactgcgacaagagatttaGCCGGCCAGCATATCTGATTACACAcgagaggatccacactggagagaaaccttacgaGTGTTCACACTGCGGCAAGAAATTCAATGAATCAGGAAACCTGAAAAAACACGAGaagactcacactggagagaaatcgCATCACTGCACtgcttgtgggaagagtttcacaagTTTATGTACTCTGCAATATCACACAAAGCTCAATCACA GTGTGATGGTGGAGGAGGAGAATGAAGaactgagtgaagatgaggaggaaCGTCACGtcaaaagtgaaactgaaactcACGCAAATACTGAAGATATTTTATTAACCTGCACTGAGTGTGGAATGAGTTTCATCAGCAAAAACGATCTCAAGAgtcacatgaagatccacactggagggaaaccgtacaagtgttcgcACTGTGACAAGCGATTTAGGCGGCCAGCATATCTGATTACACAcgagaggatccacactggagagaaaccttatgAGTGTTCACACTGCGGCAAGAGATTCAATGAGTCAGGAAACCTGAAAAAACACGAGAGGACTCACACTGAAGAGAGACTGCATCACTGCACTACTTGTGGGAAGACTTTCACAAGTTTATATTCTCTGCAATATCACACAAAGCTCTATCACA GTgtgatggaggaggaggagagtgaagatgaggagaaacatcacgTCAAAAGTGAAAGTGGAACTCACACAAATACTGAAGATATTTCATTAACGAAAACAGCAGGCAAGAAAGGTTTGACCTGCACTGAGTGTGGAATGAGTTTCATCACCAAAAACGATCTCCAGAgtcacatgaagatccacactggagggaaaccgtacaagtgttcgcACTGTGACAAGCGATTTAGCCGATTAGCATATCTGAttacacatgagaggattcacactggagagaaaccgtacgaGTGTTCACACTGTGGCAAGAGATTCAATGAGTCAGGAAACCTGAAAAAACATGAGAGTACTCACGCTGGAgcgaaaccttacaagtgttcctACTGCGACAAAAGATTCAATAATACACACCCCCTAAAaatacatgagaggattcacagtGGAGAGAAACCGCATCGCTGCACTgtttgtgggaagagtttctcaAGATTGTCTTCTCTGCGATATCACACAAAGCTCTattacagaaagaacacacagtctacagcagtggttcccaaccatTTT AGTGCaagacaaagacagagtttattgaaggacagtgagaagatgagtgatccagaaccctgcagagttaaagaggaagagactgaagagataatag ATGTGATAGTaaaggaggagagtgaagatgaagAGAAACATCACATCAGAAGTGAAActgaaactcacacaaacactgaacacaatattttaatgaaaagaaCAGCTGTAAAAAGTTTgatctgcactcagtgtggaaggaGTTTTGATCGTAAATGCCACCTCgagattcacatgaggatccacactggagagaaaccttacaagtgttcacactgcgacaagagattcagtcgtACAGGACACCTGAAAGTAcacgagaggattcacactggagagaaaccgtatcaCTGCACtgcttgtgggaagagtttcacacaaTCGTCTTCTCTACGAACACACACAAGAATCAATCACA ATGTGACTGTAAAGGAGGAGGAGAATGAAGAACCGATTGTAGCCGTGAAGGTCCTTACAAAGGAGAAACTTCATTCATGCTctttgtgtggaaagagttttacgcATAAACAAAGTTTAAGGGAACAtgagaggatccacactggagagaaaccattcccATGTACttggtgtgggaagagtttcagaaaaccatcatcccttaatcaacacgtaaagatccacactggagagaaaccacatACATGTGATCGGTGCGGTAAAACATTCTCAAGGCTTTCGCATCTGAAGATCCATCTTATAGTTCATACAAACGAGAAGCCTTATTCATGTTCggtgtgtggaaagagttttacacaGCAGGGGTATTTAAAAGCCCATCAGAAACACCACAGCGATGTGAAAGAGTTTGTGTGCTTTGTGTGCAAGAAGACTTTTATCAGAGCTGGAGACTTGAAACAGcacgagaggattcacactggagagaaaccattcacgtgtgctcagtgtgggaagagtttcgcACAATTATCATACCTTAGCACACAcaagaagatccacactggagagaggccacacaaatgtgatcagtgCGGTAAAACGTTTTTGAGGGCTACACAGCTAAAGATCCATCTTAGAGTTCATTTATAG